One genomic segment of Rhinolophus sinicus isolate RSC01 linkage group LG11, ASM3656204v1, whole genome shotgun sequence includes these proteins:
- the TTYH1 gene encoding protein tweety homolog 1 isoform X3: MGAPPGYRPSAWVHLLHQLPRADFQLRPVSSGFAPQEQEYQQALLLVVALAGLGLGLSLILIAAYLIRVCCCRPPEPPGSKSPPPGGGCVTWSCIAALLVGCAGIGIGFYGNSETSDGVSQLSSALLHANHTLSAIDHLVLETVERLGEAVRTELTTLEEVFTQRTELVAATRGARRQAEAVAQQLQGLAFWQGVPLSPLQVAEDVSFVEEYRWLAYVLLLLLELLVCLFTLLGLAKQSKWLVIVMTVMSLVVLVLSWGSLGLEAATAVGLSDFCSSPDTYVLNLTQEETGLGSDILNYYFLCNQAVSNPFQQRLTLSQRALANIHSQLQGLEREAVPQFPSAQKPLLSLEETLNVTEGNFHQLVALLHCRSLHKDYGTALRGLCEDALEGLLFLLLFSLLSAGALATALCSLPRAWALFPTSDDYDDTDDDDPFNPQESKRFVQWQSSI; encoded by the exons ATGGGGGCGCCCCCGGGCTACCGACCGTCGGCCTGGGTGCATCTCCTCCACCAGCTGCCCCGCGCCGACTTTCAGCTCCGCCCGGTGTCCAGCGGTTTCGCGCCCCAGGAGCAGGAATACCAGCAG GCCCTGTTGTTGGTGGTGGCCTTGGCTGGCCTGGGTTTGGGCCTCAGCCTCATTCTCATTGCTGCCTACCTCATCCGCGTTTGCTGCTGCCGGCCCCCAGAGCCCCCCGGCTCCAAGAGCCCCCCACCTGGAGGAGGCTGTGTCACCTGGAGCTGTATTGCTGCCCTTCTCGTCGGCTG CGCGGGCATTGGCATCGGTTTCTATGGCAACAGCGAGACCAGTGATGGGGTgtcccagctcagctcagcactgCTGCACGCCAACCACACGCTCAGCGCCATTGACCACCTG GTGTTGGAGACGgtggagaggctgggggaggccGTGAGGACGGAGCTTACCACTCTGGAAGAGGTGTTCACACAGCGCACAGAGCTGGTGGCTGCCACCCGGGGGGCTCGGCGGCAGGCAGAGGCTGTGGCCCAGCAGCTCCAGGGGCTGGCCTTCTGGCAGGGAGTGCCCCTGAGCCCCCTACAGGTGGCTGAAGATGTGTCCTTTGTGGAGGAGTACAG GTGGCTGGCCTATGTTCTACTGCTGCTCCTGGAGCTCCTGGTCTGCCTCTTCACCCTCCTGGGCCTGGCAAAGCAGAGCAAGTGGCTGGTGATTGT GATGACTGTCATGAGTCTTGTGGTTCTTGTCCTGAGCTGGGGCTCCCTGGGCCTGGAGGCAGCCACAGCTGTG GGCCTCAGTGACTTCTGCTCCAGTCCTGACACCTATGTTCTGAACCTGACCCAGGAGGAGACTGGGCTCGGCTCAG ACATCCTGAACTATTATTTCCTCTGCAATCAGGCCGTCTCCAACCCCTTTCAACAG AGGCTGACTCTGTCCCAGCGAGCTCTGGCCAACATCCACTCCCAGCTACAGGGCCTGGAGAGAGAAGCTGTGCCCCAGTTCCCTTCGGCGCAG AAGCCTCTGCTGTCCTTGGAGGAGACGTTGAATGTGACTGAAGGAAACTTCCACCAGTTGGTGGCACTACTGCACTGTCGAAGCCTGCACAAG GATTATGGCACAGCCCTGCGGGGACTGTGCGAAGATGCCCTGGAAGGCCTGCTCTTCCTGCTGCTCTTCTCCCTCCTGTCCGCAGGGGCCCTGGCCACAGCCCTCTGCAGCctgccacgagcctgggccctgTTCCCGACCAG TGACGACTACGATGACACAGACGATGATGACCCTTTCAACCCTCAG GAATCTAAGCGCTTCGTGCAGTGGCAGTCGTCTATCTGA
- the TTYH1 gene encoding protein tweety homolog 1 isoform X1, with product MGAPPGYRPSAWVHLLHQLPRADFQLRPVSSGFAPQEQEYQQALLLVVALAGLGLGLSLILIAAYLIRVCCCRPPEPPGSKSPPPGGGCVTWSCIAALLVGCAGIGIGFYGNSETSDGVSQLSSALLHANHTLSAIDHLVLETVERLGEAVRTELTTLEEVFTQRTELVAATRGARRQAEAVAQQLQGLAFWQGVPLSPLQVAEDVSFVEEYRWLAYVLLLLLELLVCLFTLLGLAKQSKWLVIVMTVMSLVVLVLSWGSLGLEAATAVGLSDFCSSPDTYVLNLTQEETGLGSDILNYYFLCNQAVSNPFQQRLTLSQRALANIHSQLQGLEREAVPQFPSAQKPLLSLEETLNVTEGNFHQLVALLHCRSLHKVPPLLSPTASHQLVWCEVAFGDLVTEVSQGQSLLKSGGRQSVHGCSAHFQGEAMAASMYEIMAQPCGDCAKMPWKACSSCCSSPSCPQGPWPQPSAACHEPGPCSRPVTTTMTQTMMTLSTLRNLSASCSGSRLSEPFFHARLEAAPPLRSLPGCWRRPH from the exons ATGGGGGCGCCCCCGGGCTACCGACCGTCGGCCTGGGTGCATCTCCTCCACCAGCTGCCCCGCGCCGACTTTCAGCTCCGCCCGGTGTCCAGCGGTTTCGCGCCCCAGGAGCAGGAATACCAGCAG GCCCTGTTGTTGGTGGTGGCCTTGGCTGGCCTGGGTTTGGGCCTCAGCCTCATTCTCATTGCTGCCTACCTCATCCGCGTTTGCTGCTGCCGGCCCCCAGAGCCCCCCGGCTCCAAGAGCCCCCCACCTGGAGGAGGCTGTGTCACCTGGAGCTGTATTGCTGCCCTTCTCGTCGGCTG CGCGGGCATTGGCATCGGTTTCTATGGCAACAGCGAGACCAGTGATGGGGTgtcccagctcagctcagcactgCTGCACGCCAACCACACGCTCAGCGCCATTGACCACCTG GTGTTGGAGACGgtggagaggctgggggaggccGTGAGGACGGAGCTTACCACTCTGGAAGAGGTGTTCACACAGCGCACAGAGCTGGTGGCTGCCACCCGGGGGGCTCGGCGGCAGGCAGAGGCTGTGGCCCAGCAGCTCCAGGGGCTGGCCTTCTGGCAGGGAGTGCCCCTGAGCCCCCTACAGGTGGCTGAAGATGTGTCCTTTGTGGAGGAGTACAG GTGGCTGGCCTATGTTCTACTGCTGCTCCTGGAGCTCCTGGTCTGCCTCTTCACCCTCCTGGGCCTGGCAAAGCAGAGCAAGTGGCTGGTGATTGT GATGACTGTCATGAGTCTTGTGGTTCTTGTCCTGAGCTGGGGCTCCCTGGGCCTGGAGGCAGCCACAGCTGTG GGCCTCAGTGACTTCTGCTCCAGTCCTGACACCTATGTTCTGAACCTGACCCAGGAGGAGACTGGGCTCGGCTCAG ACATCCTGAACTATTATTTCCTCTGCAATCAGGCCGTCTCCAACCCCTTTCAACAG AGGCTGACTCTGTCCCAGCGAGCTCTGGCCAACATCCACTCCCAGCTACAGGGCCTGGAGAGAGAAGCTGTGCCCCAGTTCCCTTCGGCGCAG AAGCCTCTGCTGTCCTTGGAGGAGACGTTGAATGTGACTGAAGGAAACTTCCACCAGTTGGTGGCACTACTGCACTGTCGAAGCCTGCACAAG GTGCCACCTCTGCTGTCGCCTACTGCCTCTCACCAGCTCGTGTGGTGTGAAGTGGCCTTTGGGGACCTGGTTACTGAAGTGTCCCAGGGCCAATCCTTGCTGAAGAGTGGTGGCCGGCAGTCAGTACATGGGTGTTCTGCTCATTTCCAGGGTGAAGCGATGGCAGCCAGCATGTATGA GATTATGGCACAGCCCTGCGGGGACTGTGCGAAGATGCCCTGGAAGGCCTGCTCTTCCTGCTGCTCTTCTCCCTCCTGTCCGCAGGGGCCCTGGCCACAGCCCTCTGCAGCctgccacgagcctgggccctgTTCCCGACCAG TGACGACTACGATGACACAGACGATGATGACCCTTTCAACCCTCAG GAATCTAAGCGCTTCGTGCAGTGGCAGTCGTCTATCTGAGCCCTTCTTCCATGCCAGACTGGAGGCTGCCCCCCCTCTCCG TTCCCTCCCTGGCTGCTGGAGAAGACCCCACTAA
- the TTYH1 gene encoding protein tweety homolog 1 isoform X2 has translation MGAPPGYRPSAWVHLLHQLPRADFQLRPVSSGFAPQEQEYQQALLLVVALAGLGLGLSLILIAAYLIRVCCCRPPEPPGSKSPPPGGGCVTWSCIAALLVGCAGIGIGFYGNSETSDGVSQLSSALLHANHTLSAIDHLVLETVERLGEAVRTELTTLEEVFTQRTELVAATRGARRQAEAVAQQLQGLAFWQGVPLSPLQVAEDVSFVEEYRWLAYVLLLLLELLVCLFTLLGLAKQSKWLVIVMTVMSLVVLVLSWGSLGLEAATAVGLSDFCSSPDTYVLNLTQEETGLGSDILNYYFLCNQAVSNPFQQRLTLSQRALANIHSQLQGLEREAVPQFPSAQKPLLSLEETLNVTEGNFHQLVALLHCRSLHKDYGTALRGLCEDALEGLLFLLLFSLLSAGALATALCSLPRAWALFPTRNLSASCSGSRLSEPFFHARLEAAPPLRSLPGCWRRPH, from the exons ATGGGGGCGCCCCCGGGCTACCGACCGTCGGCCTGGGTGCATCTCCTCCACCAGCTGCCCCGCGCCGACTTTCAGCTCCGCCCGGTGTCCAGCGGTTTCGCGCCCCAGGAGCAGGAATACCAGCAG GCCCTGTTGTTGGTGGTGGCCTTGGCTGGCCTGGGTTTGGGCCTCAGCCTCATTCTCATTGCTGCCTACCTCATCCGCGTTTGCTGCTGCCGGCCCCCAGAGCCCCCCGGCTCCAAGAGCCCCCCACCTGGAGGAGGCTGTGTCACCTGGAGCTGTATTGCTGCCCTTCTCGTCGGCTG CGCGGGCATTGGCATCGGTTTCTATGGCAACAGCGAGACCAGTGATGGGGTgtcccagctcagctcagcactgCTGCACGCCAACCACACGCTCAGCGCCATTGACCACCTG GTGTTGGAGACGgtggagaggctgggggaggccGTGAGGACGGAGCTTACCACTCTGGAAGAGGTGTTCACACAGCGCACAGAGCTGGTGGCTGCCACCCGGGGGGCTCGGCGGCAGGCAGAGGCTGTGGCCCAGCAGCTCCAGGGGCTGGCCTTCTGGCAGGGAGTGCCCCTGAGCCCCCTACAGGTGGCTGAAGATGTGTCCTTTGTGGAGGAGTACAG GTGGCTGGCCTATGTTCTACTGCTGCTCCTGGAGCTCCTGGTCTGCCTCTTCACCCTCCTGGGCCTGGCAAAGCAGAGCAAGTGGCTGGTGATTGT GATGACTGTCATGAGTCTTGTGGTTCTTGTCCTGAGCTGGGGCTCCCTGGGCCTGGAGGCAGCCACAGCTGTG GGCCTCAGTGACTTCTGCTCCAGTCCTGACACCTATGTTCTGAACCTGACCCAGGAGGAGACTGGGCTCGGCTCAG ACATCCTGAACTATTATTTCCTCTGCAATCAGGCCGTCTCCAACCCCTTTCAACAG AGGCTGACTCTGTCCCAGCGAGCTCTGGCCAACATCCACTCCCAGCTACAGGGCCTGGAGAGAGAAGCTGTGCCCCAGTTCCCTTCGGCGCAG AAGCCTCTGCTGTCCTTGGAGGAGACGTTGAATGTGACTGAAGGAAACTTCCACCAGTTGGTGGCACTACTGCACTGTCGAAGCCTGCACAAG GATTATGGCACAGCCCTGCGGGGACTGTGCGAAGATGCCCTGGAAGGCCTGCTCTTCCTGCTGCTCTTCTCCCTCCTGTCCGCAGGGGCCCTGGCCACAGCCCTCTGCAGCctgccacgagcctgggccctgTTCCCGACCAG GAATCTAAGCGCTTCGTGCAGTGGCAGTCGTCTATCTGAGCCCTTCTTCCATGCCAGACTGGAGGCTGCCCCCCCTCTCCG TTCCCTCCCTGGCTGCTGGAGAAGACCCCACTAA